The Chanos chanos chromosome 6, fChaCha1.1, whole genome shotgun sequence genome includes a region encoding these proteins:
- the LOC115815432 gene encoding opioid growth factor receptor-like protein 1, which yields MAFQKNSKNDSNKSADSSDESDSECEYDSTWENEEIDRTKRSRRRWSRRNLRAAEDMWNYRHNYPGRKMDNDLQNTDQPNLQFYRNKRPSSPDGVYIDGFHNQWWGDYDKLEWVHSYIQWLFPIEEDGMNYSAFKLTKAEIKSFQKDEDAKERLLKSYQMMLDFYGIKLVDEETGKVERADNWEDRFDNLNRNTNNNLRITHILKCLGTLGFQHYQAPLVRFFLTETLVKKTLPRVKSSVLDYFMFAVLDKDERRELVKYAFKNFEPKGDFVWCPKWIQKRFLEEYTQKETRAKDSDEAIDMESNSNKDTPGNTEVKQMNVQEDNQEEPVQGVSTPFAQ from the exons ATGGCTTtccaaaaaaactcaaaaaacgACAGTAATAAGTCGGCAGACTCTTCAGATGAAAGCGACTCTGAGTGTGAATATGACTCCACCTGGGAGAATGAAGAAATTGATCGAACTAAGAGG TCACGCAGGCGATGGAGTCGGAGGAACCTGCGTGCTGCAGAGGACATGTGGAATTACAGGCATAACTATCCT GGCAGGAAAATGGATAATGATCTTCAA AACACGGATCAGCCTAACCTGCAGTTTTATCGAAACAAGAGACCATCTTCGCCAGATG GTGTTTACATTGATGGTTTTCACAACCAGTGGTGGGGTGATTATGACAAACTGGAGTGggttcattcatacattcaatG GCTGTTTCCTATCGAAGAAGATGGGATGAACTATAGTGCCTTTAAACTGACTAAAGCTGAAATCAAG AGCTTCCAAAAAGATGAGGACGCAAAGGAAAGGCTTCTGAAATCCTATCAGATGATGCTGGACTTTTATGGCATAAAGCTGGTTGATGAGGAAACTGGGAAGGTGGAACGTGCAGACAACTGGGAGGACCGATTCGATAACCTTAACAG AAACACTAACAACAATCTTCGTATTACACACATCCTGAAGTGCCTGGGCACCCTGGGGTTTCAGCACTACCAGGCCCCACTGGTACGCTTCTTTCTAACGGAGACTCTTGTTAAGAAGACGCTTCCCAGAGTGAAGAGCAGTGTTCTAGACTACTTTATGTTTGCTGTCCTTGACAAAGATGAGCGCAGGGAACTCGTTAAATACGCATTCAAGAACTTTGAGCCTAAGGGAGACTTTGTGTGGTGTCCCAAGTGGATCCAGAAAAGGTTTCTGGAGGAAT ATACCCAAAAAGAGACACGAGCCAAAGACAGTGATGAAGCCATAGACATGGAGTCAAATTCAAACAAAGACACCCCTGGGAACACAGAAGTCAAACAGATGAATGTCCAAGAGGATAACCAAGAAGAGCCTGTCCAGGGCGTTTCCacacctttcgcccaatga
- the LOC115815433 gene encoding opioid growth factor receptor-like protein 1: MAFQKNSKNDSNKSADSSDESDSECEYDSTWENEEIDRTKRGRKMDNDLQNTDQPNLQFYRNKRPSSPDGVYIDDFHNQWSGDYDKLEWVHSYIQWLFPIEEDGMNYSAFKLTKAEIKSFQKDEDAKRRLLKSYQMMLDFYGIKLVDGKTGKVKRADNWEDRFDNLNRNTHNNLRITRILKCLGTLGFQHYQAPLVRFFLTETLVKKTLPRVKSSVLDYFMFAVLDKDERRELVKYAFMNFEPKEDFVWCPKWIQKRFLEEYTQKETRAKDSDEAMDIESNSNKDTPGNTEVNQMNVQEDIQEESVQSNKATSEAEGATEEDNAGYFGGEKNPQNK; encoded by the exons ATGGCTTtccaaaaaaactcaaaaaacgACAGTAATAAGTCGGCAGACTCTTCAGATGAAAGCGATTCTGAGTGTGAATATGACTCCACCTGGGAGAATGAAGAAATTGATCGAACTAAGAGG GGCAGGAAAATGGATAATGATCTTCAA AACACAGATCAGCCTAACCTGCAGTTTTATCGCAACAAGAGACCATCTTCGCCTGATG GTGTTTACATTGATGATTTTCACAACCAGTGGTCGGGTGATTATGACAAACTGGAGTGGGTTCACTCATACATTCAATG GCTGTTTCCTATCGAAGAAGATGGGATGAACTATAGCGCCTTTAAACTGACTAAAGCTGAAATCAAG AGCTTCCAAAAAGATGAGGACGCAAAGAGAAGGCTTCTGAAATCCTATCAGATGATGCTGGACTTTTATGGCATAAAGCTGGTTGATGGGAAAACTGGGAAGGTGAAACGTGCAGACAACTGGGAGGACCGATTCGATAACCTTAACAG AAACACTCACAACAACCTTCGTATTACACGCATCCTGAAGTGCCTGGGCACCCTGGGGTTTCAGCACTACCAGGCCCCACTGGTACGCTTCTTTCTAACGGAGACTCTTGTTAAGAAGACGCTTCCCAGAGTGAAGAGCAGTGTTCTAGACTACTTTATGTTTGCTGTCCTTGACAAAGATGAGCGCAGGGAACTCGTTAAATACGCATTCATGAACTTTGAGCCTAAGGAAGACTTTGTGTGGTGTCCCAAGTGGATCCAGAAAAGGTTTCTGGAGGAAT ATACCCAAAAAGAGACACGAGCCAAAGACAGTGATGAAGCCATGGACATAGAGTCCAATTCAAACAAAGACACCCCTGGGAACACAGAAGTCAACCAGATGAATGTCCAAGAGGATATCCAAGAGGAGTCTGTCCAATCAAATAAGGCCACGTCAGAAGCAGAAGGTGCCACTGAGGAGGACAACGCTGG ATattttggaggagaaaaaaacccccaaaacaaataG